In the genome of Bradyrhizobium sp. CIAT3101, one region contains:
- a CDS encoding amidohydrolase family protein yields MSTPDLVIRGGTVADGRGGELFEADVAITGGKISEVGKVSAKGREEIDARGKLVTPGFVDVHTHYDGQVTWSQDITPSSQNGVTTAIMGNCGVGFAPCKPADHVRLIQLMEGVEDIPEPVLSAGIPWAWESFPDYMDWLSKRDFDIDVGAQLPHAALRVYVMGERGARRDPSTAEDNAAMAKLAGEAVRSGALGFSTSRTLNHRTSTGDFTPTLKAGEDELTAIAGAMHSQGRSVLQFVLDLSTIHEDLPMMLRVADSTRCPISFSITQNDKSPNRWRQTLDEINAAAKRGLSITAQIAARPVGLLLGLELSRNPFQTHPSYQAIAHLPLGERLARLHQSEVRKAILSETATSTDDPLFFRPNYDKMFLLGDPPDYEQPPENALGPQARKQGRQPEELAYDAMLSDEGRGMLYVPFLNYADGNLDATREMLIDPQSVPGLSDGGAHCGIICDASFPTYLLTHWTRDRKRGEKLTIPFVVAAQSRKTALSVGLTDRGLIAPGYKADVNVIDYDRLHLHPPKVHYDLPVGGRRLLQDVDGYEATIVSGVVTRRHGEATGRRPGKLIRGAQGVN; encoded by the coding sequence ATGAGCACCCCTGATCTCGTGATCCGCGGCGGCACCGTCGCGGACGGGCGTGGCGGCGAGCTGTTCGAGGCTGACGTCGCCATCACCGGCGGCAAGATCAGCGAGGTCGGCAAGGTCTCGGCCAAGGGCCGCGAGGAGATCGATGCGCGCGGCAAGCTGGTGACGCCGGGCTTCGTCGACGTGCACACCCATTATGACGGCCAGGTCACCTGGAGCCAGGACATCACGCCGTCGTCGCAGAACGGCGTCACCACCGCGATCATGGGCAATTGCGGCGTCGGTTTTGCGCCGTGCAAGCCGGCCGATCACGTCCGCCTGATCCAACTGATGGAAGGCGTCGAGGACATTCCGGAGCCCGTGCTGAGCGCCGGCATTCCCTGGGCGTGGGAAAGCTTTCCGGATTACATGGACTGGCTGTCGAAGCGCGATTTCGACATCGACGTCGGCGCGCAGCTGCCGCATGCGGCGCTGCGGGTCTATGTCATGGGCGAGCGTGGCGCACGCCGCGATCCCTCGACGGCGGAAGACAACGCTGCGATGGCGAAGCTCGCGGGCGAAGCGGTGCGCTCCGGCGCGCTCGGCTTCTCGACCTCGCGCACGCTCAACCACCGCACCTCGACCGGCGATTTCACGCCCACCTTGAAGGCCGGCGAAGACGAGCTCACCGCAATTGCCGGCGCGATGCACAGCCAGGGCCGCAGCGTGCTGCAATTCGTGCTGGATCTCTCCACCATCCACGAAGATCTGCCGATGATGCTGCGGGTGGCGGACAGCACAAGGTGCCCGATCTCGTTCTCGATCACCCAGAACGACAAGTCGCCCAACCGCTGGCGCCAGACGCTGGACGAGATCAATGCGGCGGCCAAGCGCGGCCTCTCCATCACCGCGCAGATCGCGGCGCGCCCGGTTGGCCTCCTGCTCGGGCTCGAGCTGTCGCGCAACCCGTTCCAGACCCATCCGAGCTACCAAGCGATCGCGCATCTGCCGCTCGGGGAGAGGTTGGCGCGGCTGCATCAGAGCGAGGTGCGCAAGGCGATTTTGAGCGAGACGGCGACGTCGACCGACGATCCGCTGTTCTTCCGTCCGAACTACGACAAGATGTTCCTGCTCGGCGATCCCCCGGATTATGAACAGCCGCCGGAGAACGCACTGGGCCCGCAGGCGCGCAAGCAGGGCCGGCAGCCGGAAGAGCTCGCTTATGACGCGATGCTGTCGGACGAGGGCCGCGGCATGCTCTACGTGCCATTCCTCAACTATGCCGACGGCAATCTGGACGCGACGCGCGAGATGCTGATCGATCCGCAGTCCGTGCCCGGCCTCTCCGACGGCGGCGCGCATTGCGGCATCATCTGCGACGCCAGCTTCCCGACCTATCTGCTGACGCACTGGACGCGTGATCGCAAACGCGGCGAAAAGCTGACGATCCCGTTCGTGGTCGCGGCGCAGTCACGCAAGACCGCGCTGTCGGTCGGGCTGACCGATCGCGGCTTGATCGCGCCCGGGTACAAAGCCGACGTCAACGTGATCGACTACGACCGGCTGCATCTGCATCCGCCGAAGGTGCACTACGATCTGCCGGTCGGCGGCCGTCGGCTGTTGCAGGATGTGGATGGCTATGAGGCCACGATCGTGTCGGGCGTGGTGACGCGGCGGCACGGCGAGGCGACGGGACGCCGGCCGGGGAAGCTGATCCGGGGTGCGCAGGGGGTGAATTAG
- a CDS encoding MFS transporter produces MSAQGMPSAAAKTAGVTKETPKGAWTVTFLLFLFMVVNFADKIVVGLAGVPIMTDLKLEPAQFGMLGSSFFILFSVSAIVVGFIVNKVPTRWVLLTLAVIWALAQFPMVGTVSFTTLLICRIVLGAGEGPAFSVAAHAIYKWFPDEKRTLPTAILSQGSAFGVILAVPALNWVIVNHSWHYAFGALGVVGLIWVCAWLALGKEGPLEDTKALAANEPKIPYIQLLTSRTFLGCVIATFGAYWALSLGLTWFTAFIITGLGFSQEQAGYISILPWVFGATIVILTGWISQVMMARGYSTRISRGVLGSVPLIIGGLILATMPHVQGAGLQIALLVVGSGLCGAIYVVCPPMLGEFTPASQRGAIIAIYGALYTLSGIIAPMVMGTVIQRAGSMLNGYMTGFTINAVVMVGSGVIGLLLLWPNTEKARLIRGAAPREAGLKGAVSPT; encoded by the coding sequence ATGAGCGCTCAGGGAATGCCGTCCGCGGCGGCCAAGACGGCAGGGGTAACTAAGGAAACGCCGAAGGGCGCCTGGACCGTCACTTTTCTCCTCTTCCTCTTCATGGTGGTGAACTTCGCGGACAAGATCGTCGTCGGCCTCGCCGGCGTCCCGATCATGACCGATCTGAAGCTCGAGCCTGCGCAATTCGGCATGCTTGGCTCCTCGTTCTTCATCCTGTTCTCGGTCTCGGCGATCGTGGTCGGCTTCATCGTCAACAAGGTGCCGACGCGCTGGGTGCTGCTGACGCTGGCGGTGATCTGGGCGCTGGCGCAGTTTCCGATGGTCGGCACCGTCTCCTTCACCACGCTGCTGATCTGCCGCATCGTGCTTGGCGCTGGCGAAGGCCCGGCCTTTTCGGTCGCCGCGCACGCGATCTACAAATGGTTCCCGGATGAGAAGCGCACGCTGCCGACCGCGATCCTGTCGCAGGGCTCGGCCTTCGGCGTCATCCTCGCCGTGCCGGCGCTGAACTGGGTCATCGTCAATCACTCCTGGCACTATGCCTTCGGCGCGCTCGGTGTCGTCGGCCTGATCTGGGTCTGTGCCTGGCTGGCGCTCGGCAAGGAGGGCCCGCTCGAGGACACGAAGGCGCTCGCGGCCAATGAGCCGAAAATTCCCTACATCCAGCTGCTGACCTCGCGCACTTTCCTGGGCTGCGTGATCGCGACCTTCGGCGCCTATTGGGCGCTGTCGCTCGGGCTGACCTGGTTCACCGCGTTCATCATCACCGGTCTCGGCTTCTCGCAGGAGCAGGCCGGCTACATCTCGATCCTGCCCTGGGTGTTCGGCGCCACCATCGTCATCCTGACGGGCTGGATCTCGCAGGTCATGATGGCGCGCGGCTACTCCACGCGCATCTCGCGCGGTGTGCTCGGCTCGGTGCCGCTGATCATCGGCGGCCTGATCCTGGCGACGATGCCGCATGTTCAGGGCGCTGGCCTGCAGATCGCGCTGCTCGTCGTCGGCTCGGGTCTCTGCGGTGCGATCTACGTGGTCTGCCCGCCGATGCTCGGCGAATTCACCCCGGCCTCGCAGCGCGGCGCCATCATCGCGATCTACGGGGCGCTCTACACCCTCTCCGGCATCATCGCACCGATGGTGATGGGCACCGTGATCCAGCGCGCCGGCAGCATGCTGAACGGCTACATGACCGGCTTCACCATCAACGCAGTGGTGATGGTCGGCTCCGGCGTCATCGGCCTGCTGCTGCTCTGGCCGAACACGGAGAAGGCCCGCCTGATCCGTGGCGCGGCGCCGCGCGAGGCCGGGCTGAAGGGCGCGGTCTCGCCGACGTAA
- a CDS encoding ABC transporter ATP-binding protein produces MLSIRNLSKTFSSAAEPVHVLRGVDLDLKAGERVALTGESGSGKSTLLHLIAGLDAADGGTIRLEDTEVTKLSDAGRAELRRDRIGLVFQQFNLIPSLSVADNLAFQARIAGRHDAAWTRELTERLGLGSLLKRYPEQLSGGQQQRVAIGRALATKPSLLLADEPTGNLDEATADDVLALTRDLVARTGCGFLMVTHSLHLAGTLDRHIVLHAGRIA; encoded by the coding sequence TTGCTGAGCATCCGAAACCTCTCCAAAACCTTCTCCTCGGCCGCAGAGCCGGTCCATGTGCTGCGCGGCGTCGATCTCGACCTCAAGGCCGGCGAGCGCGTCGCGCTGACCGGCGAGTCCGGCAGCGGCAAGAGCACGCTGCTGCACCTGATCGCCGGGCTGGATGCCGCCGATGGCGGCACGATCCGCCTGGAGGACACCGAGGTCACGAAGCTCTCCGATGCCGGCCGCGCCGAGCTGCGGCGAGACCGGATCGGCCTGGTTTTTCAGCAGTTCAACCTGATCCCGAGCCTGTCGGTCGCCGACAACCTCGCCTTTCAGGCGCGGATCGCCGGCCGGCACGATGCGGCCTGGACCAGGGAGCTGACCGAACGGCTCGGGCTCGGCAGCCTGCTCAAGCGTTATCCAGAGCAATTATCAGGCGGACAGCAGCAGCGGGTCGCGATCGGCCGAGCGCTGGCGACGAAACCATCGCTGCTGCTCGCGGACGAGCCCACCGGCAATCTCGATGAAGCCACCGCCGACGACGTGCTGGCGCTGACGCGCGACCTCGTCGCGCGCACCGGCTGCGGCTTCCTGATGGTGACGCACAGCCTGCATCTGGCCGGCACGCTCGACCGTCACATCGTCCTCCACGCGGGACGGATCGCATGA
- a CDS encoding ABC transporter permease, with translation MRRALWVLAVLLSHWRRHRMQFATLLIGLIAATALWSGVQAINQQARSAYDRAAATFGGVRTAMLVAPNAATFPQELFIKLRRAGWPVSPVLEGRVQINGRSVRLLGIEPVTLPADVGNAPRLGAADLGSFVAAPGQTLVAQETLGDLHEQDGATPAISSGAKLPPLHVLPQLVPDVLVVDIGVAQLLLNKPDQVSRLLIGKAKGKPAPLAGIIGDQLQLIEPTAETELERLTDSFHLNLTAFGLLSFFVGLFIVNSAVGLAFEQRLPMLRTLRACGASARLVNSVLVIELVALALVAGLIGLVCGYFIAAALLPDVAASLRGLYGAQIPGQLTLRPEWWLAGIGISVAGAIVAAATSLIKAIRMPVLATAQPHAWQQRQRRWLILQSVAACAVFAVALLLLQYGQSLIAGFGLLAALMLGAALILPAFLEILLLAGQRFARGPLALWFWADSRQQLSGLSLALMALLLALAVNVGVSTMVETFSRTFVGWLDGRLAADVYISAADNAQGVAIRNWLKDRSEVLAILSGGRAETLVAGQPVELLGLPDHALYRERWPLLETAPRAWTQLVPGNAAFISEQLSRRLNVRVGDVIEVPAPGGTWELDIVGIYADYGNPKGQLAVNVAALIRQFPQTPQTRIGLIVPRDNIPGLITALQKQFALDDRAVADQATVKAESIRIFNRTFAVTSALNAFTLGVAGIALLTSLLTLANSRLPQLAPLWAIGITRPRLAAVELTKTLSVALFTSLLAVPLGLLVAWCLIAIVNVKAFGWRLPFHVFPLQLVELVAVALIASLLAALLPVLRLARMQPASLVKVFANER, from the coding sequence ATGAGACGCGCGCTGTGGGTGCTCGCCGTACTGCTCAGCCATTGGCGGCGACACCGGATGCAGTTCGCAACGCTGCTGATCGGCCTGATCGCGGCGACAGCGCTGTGGAGCGGCGTCCAGGCGATCAACCAGCAGGCCCGCAGCGCCTATGACCGCGCGGCCGCGACGTTCGGCGGTGTCCGCACCGCGATGCTGGTGGCACCTAACGCGGCGACGTTTCCGCAAGAGCTGTTCATCAAGCTCCGCCGCGCGGGCTGGCCGGTCTCGCCGGTGCTGGAAGGCCGCGTTCAGATCAATGGACGCTCGGTGCGGCTGCTCGGCATCGAGCCGGTGACGCTGCCGGCCGACGTCGGCAACGCGCCGCGCCTCGGCGCGGCCGATCTCGGCAGCTTCGTTGCCGCGCCCGGCCAGACGCTGGTGGCGCAGGAAACGCTGGGCGATTTGCATGAGCAGGACGGCGCGACGCCCGCGATCAGCAGCGGCGCAAAGCTGCCGCCGCTGCATGTGCTGCCGCAGCTCGTGCCCGACGTGCTGGTGGTCGATATCGGCGTGGCGCAGCTTCTGCTGAACAAGCCGGATCAGGTCTCACGCCTCTTGATCGGCAAGGCGAAGGGCAAGCCCGCGCCACTTGCAGGCATCATTGGCGACCAATTGCAGCTGATAGAGCCGACCGCGGAGACCGAGCTGGAGCGACTGACCGACAGTTTCCATCTCAACCTCACCGCCTTCGGCCTGCTGTCCTTCTTCGTCGGCCTCTTCATCGTCAATTCGGCCGTCGGCCTTGCCTTCGAGCAGCGACTGCCGATGCTGCGGACCTTGCGCGCCTGCGGCGCCTCGGCGCGACTGGTCAACAGCGTGCTGGTGATCGAGCTGGTGGCACTGGCGCTGGTCGCCGGCCTGATCGGACTCGTCTGCGGCTATTTCATCGCGGCGGCGCTGTTGCCCGACGTGGCGGCGTCGCTACGCGGGCTCTATGGCGCACAAATCCCCGGGCAGCTCACGCTCCGGCCCGAATGGTGGCTTGCCGGCATCGGCATCAGCGTGGCCGGTGCGATCGTGGCGGCCGCGACCAGCCTGATCAAGGCGATCAGGATGCCGGTGCTGGCGACCGCGCAGCCGCATGCCTGGCAGCAGCGACAGCGCCGCTGGCTGATCCTGCAAAGCGTCGCCGCCTGTGCCGTATTCGCGGTCGCACTGTTGCTGCTCCAATACGGGCAATCGCTGATCGCGGGCTTCGGCCTGCTGGCGGCGCTGATGCTTGGCGCGGCGCTGATCCTGCCTGCCTTCCTCGAGATCCTGCTGCTCGCGGGCCAGCGTTTTGCGCGCGGTCCGCTGGCGCTGTGGTTCTGGGCGGACAGCCGGCAGCAGCTGTCGGGATTGTCGCTGGCGCTGATGGCGCTGCTGCTCGCGCTGGCCGTCAATGTCGGGGTCTCCACCATGGTGGAAACGTTCAGCCGCACCTTCGTCGGCTGGCTCGATGGACGGCTTGCCGCCGACGTCTACATCAGCGCGGCCGACAATGCGCAAGGCGTGGCGATCCGCAACTGGCTGAAGGATCGCAGCGAGGTTTTGGCGATCCTGTCGGGCGGGCGCGCGGAGACGCTAGTCGCGGGCCAGCCGGTGGAATTGCTCGGCCTGCCCGATCACGCGCTCTATCGCGAGCGCTGGCCGCTGCTGGAGACCGCGCCGCGCGCCTGGACGCAGCTCGTGCCGGGCAATGCCGCCTTCATCAGCGAGCAGCTCAGCCGCCGCCTCAACGTCCGCGTCGGCGATGTCATCGAGGTGCCGGCGCCGGGCGGGACCTGGGAGCTCGACATCGTCGGCATCTATGCTGATTACGGCAATCCCAAGGGCCAGCTTGCGGTGAATGTGGCGGCGCTGATCCGACAGTTTCCGCAAACGCCGCAAACGCGGATCGGGCTCATTGTTCCCCGCGATAACATTCCCGGCCTGATCACAGCCTTGCAGAAGCAGTTCGCGCTCGACGACCGCGCCGTGGCCGACCAAGCGACGGTGAAGGCGGAATCGATCCGCATCTTCAACCGCACCTTTGCGGTGACATCGGCGCTGAATGCCTTCACGCTCGGCGTCGCCGGCATCGCGCTGTTGACCAGCCTGCTGACGCTGGCGAACTCGCGCCTGCCGCAGCTTGCCCCGCTCTGGGCGATCGGCATCACGCGGCCGCGCCTTGCCGCGGTCGAGCTGACCAAGACGCTGTCGGTGGCGCTGTTCACCTCGCTGCTGGCCGTGCCGCTCGGCCTGCTGGTGGCGTGGTGCCTGATCGCGATCGTGAACGTGAAGGCGTTCGGGTGGCGGCTGCCGTTCCATGTCTTCCCGCTGCAACTGGTCGAGCTGGTCGCGGTCGCGCTGATCGCCTCGCTGCTCGCGGCGCTGCTGCCGGTGTTGCGGCTGGCGCGGATGCAGCCGGCAAGCCTCGTCAAGGTGTTTGCCAATGAGCGCTGA